AGCACATTAATGGAAGCTTGTATACATTTGATGGCCTCCCTACGCGCTAGACGTATGCTATCTTTGCCATTCGTATCAATTGTATCTAGTTTGAGTAAATTGCGTGTCAACATCTCGTCTAAATAGGCATATTCCTTGTCTTGGCGTGTGCCAGTGAATTTCTCAACATGTCCCATGAGATCGAGTACATCACGTTGAATATCTTGTATTTTACAAATCGAATCTAGCGTATGTGGCGTCTGTGGTGGTATACCAGCAGCGCTCTGCGGTGCAGCGCCTTGTGACTGTTGTTGAGTATTTATTGGTGtaggacgttgttgttgttgctgttgctgttgtggttgatattgttgcttttgttgtggTGCTCTAGCGGTTGCATTAGCTGTAGCTTGTGGTGCGCTATTCTGGTTTGGTATTTCCTTGTGAGCATTTATGATTGGCTCTGAGCGACCCTCAACGAAGATTGGTATGGTGCGCACATAAGTACCGCCTGGAGTTTGTGGTGGTGGCGGTGATGCTTGTTGTCGTTGCTGTGGatgcggttgttgttgtggtggatAGTAAGCCTTATGAAACTGTGGTTGATTTGCGCCACCACCTTGTGCATGTGGACTAGTTTGTGTGCCGAATTGTGACTGACCGGCTTGTGGTGGTGGCGTCTGTCGCTTGCCATTTataggttgttgttgttcttgtggtGGCGCCGAATGTGCACGCGTACCATGCTCAGACTCTAATGGGGACTTAACGCCCATATCGACTGTATTACGTAGACCATGTTGCTTGAGGTTATCACCATGTTGCTGTGGTGCGGCGCTATCCACTTGATCGCCACCGGCACGCACTATGGGATCCTCGGTTTGTATGGCGGCATCGCATAATTTCTTCGATGGTGTTTGTGGTGCACCATTGGTTGGTGCGGTAGCGGGTACATATGTTTGATAGTAGCCGGCTGGTGCACCACCTTGCACTGGCACTTGTTGTTGTGTATGTTGTGTGCCGCTGTGTTGTCGTGGCAATGTGGCGCTATCAGTACCACGTCTGTGTCCAAAACCGTCTGGTATATACTGGCG
The Eurosta solidaginis isolate ZX-2024a chromosome 5, ASM4086904v1, whole genome shotgun sequence DNA segment above includes these coding regions:
- the stv gene encoding BAG domain-containing protein Samui isoform X1, which encodes MRPTVLSNANASAAAGVGGGGINTNTSTTNGMNIPIHHEYGNVGGVGAGHPQASAYYADPNTTAYGSPRQQPQQSPQQQVYHPHQQGPQGGQPQQQQQPHAHQQMPQHFQQGFGFEPDMDMDMDMDMFPRSRLGRMHDPFGGFNNSPDFANFPQFNSLGRRRAADHMGRDDDFFNRLPSEFRQYIPDGFGHRRGTDSATLPRQHSGTQHTQQQVPVQGGAPAGYYQTYVPATAPTNGAPQTPSKKLCDAAIQTEDPIVRAGGDQVDSAAPQQHGDNLKQHGLRNTVDMGVKSPLESEHGTRAHSAPPQEQQQPINGKRQTPPPQAGQSQFGTQTSPHAQGGGANQPQFHKAYYPPQQQPHPQQRQQASPPPPQTPGGTYVRTIPIFVEGRSEPIINAHKEIPNQNSAPQATANATARAPQQKQQYQPQQQQQQQQRPTPINTQQQSQGAAPQSAAGIPPQTPHTLDSICKIQDIQRDVLDLMGHVEKFTGTRQDKEYAYLDEMLTRNLLKLDTIDTNGKDSIRLARREAIKCIQASINVLEAKANENTKAAQQAAEGGAKAPAQSITTEAPTQAEQTAARKSASKEKVEAAAKQDGAAEPQATKATESEAEAADVKETQAAIPLPPPEGMHVEDALAAAAASAAGSKQIAVQGEAATAPKEGATTKVSSKDAAESSK
- the stv gene encoding BAG domain-containing protein Samui isoform X3, whose amino-acid sequence is MRPTVLSNANASAAAGVGGGGINTNTSTTNGMNIPIHHEYGNVGGVGAGHPQASAYYADPNTTAYGSPRQQPQQSPQQQVYHPHQQGPQGGQPQQQQQPHAHQQMPQHFQGFGFEPDMDMDMDMDMFPRSRLGRMHDPFGGFNNSPDFANFPQFNSLGRRRAADHMGRDDDFFNRLPSEFRQYIPDGFGHRRGTDSATLPRQHSGTQHTQQQVPVQGGAPAGYYQTYVPATAPTNGAPQTPSKKLCDAAIQTEDPIVRAGGDQVDSAAPQQHGDNLKQHGLRNTVDMGVKSPLESEHGTRAHSAPPQEQQQPINGKRQTPPPQAGQSQFGTQTSPHAQGGGANQPQFHKAYYPPQQQPHPQQRQQASPPPPQTPGGTYVRTIPIFVEGRSEPIINAHKEIPNQNSAPQATANATARAPQQKQQYQPQQQQQQQQRPTPINTQQQSQGAAPQSAAGIPPQTPHTLDSICKIQDIQRDVLDLMGHVEKFTGTRQDKEYAYLDEMLTRNLLKLDTIDTNGKDSIRLARREAIKCIQASINVLEAKANENTKAAQQAAEGGAKAPAQSITTEAPTQAEQTAARKSASKEKVEAAAKQDGAAEPQATKATESEAEAADVKETQAAIPLPPPEGMHVEDALAAAAASAAGSKQIAVQGEAATAPKEGATTKVSSKDAAESSK
- the stv gene encoding BAG domain-containing protein Samui isoform X5 gives rise to the protein MDMDMDMDMFPRSRLGRMHDPFGGFNNSPDFANFPQFNSLGRRRAADHMGRDDDFFNRLPSEFRQYIPDGFGHRRGTDSATLPRQHSGTQHTQQQVPVQGGAPAGYYQTYVPATAPTNGAPQTPSKKLCDAAIQTEDPIVRAGGDQVDSAAPQQHGDNLKQHGLRNTVDMGVKSPLESEHGTRAHSAPPQEQQQPINGKRQTPPPQAGQSQFGTQTSPHAQGGGANQPQFHKAYYPPQQQPHPQQRQQASPPPPQTPGGTYVRTIPIFVEGRSEPIINAHKEIPNQNSAPQATANATARAPQQKQQYQPQQQQQQQQRPTPINTQQQSQGAAPQSAAGIPPQTPHTLDSICKIQDIQRDVLDLMGHVEKFTGTRQDKEYAYLDEMLTRNLLKLDTIDTNGKDSIRLARREAIKCIQASINVLEAKANENTKAAQQAAEGGAKAPAQSITTEAPTQAEQTAARKSASKEKVEAAAKQDGAAEPQATKATESEAEAADVKETQAAIPLPPPEGMHVEDALAAAAASAAGSKQIAVQGEAATAPKEGATTKVSSKDAAESSK
- the stv gene encoding BAG domain-containing protein Samui isoform X4 translates to MRPTVLSNANASAAAGVGGGGINTNTSTTNGMNIPIHHEYGNVGGVGAGHPQASAYYADPNTTAYGSPRQQPQQSPQQQVYHPHQQGPQGGQPQQQQQPHAHQQMPQHFQGFGFEPDMDMDMDMDMFPRSRLGRMHDPFGGFNNSHFANFPQFNSLGRRRAADHMGRDDDFFNRLPSEFRQYIPDGFGHRRGTDSATLPRQHSGTQHTQQQVPVQGGAPAGYYQTYVPATAPTNGAPQTPSKKLCDAAIQTEDPIVRAGGDQVDSAAPQQHGDNLKQHGLRNTVDMGVKSPLESEHGTRAHSAPPQEQQQPINGKRQTPPPQAGQSQFGTQTSPHAQGGGANQPQFHKAYYPPQQQPHPQQRQQASPPPPQTPGGTYVRTIPIFVEGRSEPIINAHKEIPNQNSAPQATANATARAPQQKQQYQPQQQQQQQQRPTPINTQQQSQGAAPQSAAGIPPQTPHTLDSICKIQDIQRDVLDLMGHVEKFTGTRQDKEYAYLDEMLTRNLLKLDTIDTNGKDSIRLARREAIKCIQASINVLEAKANENTKAAQQAAEGGAKAPAQSITTEAPTQAEQTAARKSASKEKVEAAAKQDGAAEPQATKATESEAEAADVKETQAAIPLPPPEGMHVEDALAAAAASAAGSKQIAVQGEAATAPKEGATTKVSSKDAAESSK
- the stv gene encoding BAG domain-containing protein Samui isoform X6, yielding MDMDMDMDMFPRSRLGRMHDPFGGFNNSHFANFPQFNSLGRRRAADHMGRDDDFFNRLPSEFRQYIPDGFGHRRGTDSATLPRQHSGTQHTQQQVPVQGGAPAGYYQTYVPATAPTNGAPQTPSKKLCDAAIQTEDPIVRAGGDQVDSAAPQQHGDNLKQHGLRNTVDMGVKSPLESEHGTRAHSAPPQEQQQPINGKRQTPPPQAGQSQFGTQTSPHAQGGGANQPQFHKAYYPPQQQPHPQQRQQASPPPPQTPGGTYVRTIPIFVEGRSEPIINAHKEIPNQNSAPQATANATARAPQQKQQYQPQQQQQQQQRPTPINTQQQSQGAAPQSAAGIPPQTPHTLDSICKIQDIQRDVLDLMGHVEKFTGTRQDKEYAYLDEMLTRNLLKLDTIDTNGKDSIRLARREAIKCIQASINVLEAKANENTKAAQQAAEGGAKAPAQSITTEAPTQAEQTAARKSASKEKVEAAAKQDGAAEPQATKATESEAEAADVKETQAAIPLPPPEGMHVEDALAAAAASAAGSKQIAVQGEAATAPKEGATTKVSSKDAAESSK
- the stv gene encoding BAG domain-containing protein Samui isoform X2 gives rise to the protein MRPTVLSNANASAAAGVGGGGINTNTSTTNGMNIPIHHEYGNVGGVGAGHPQASAYYADPNTTAYGSPRQQPQQSPQQQVYHPHQQGPQGGQPQQQQQPHAHQQMPQHFQQGFGFEPDMDMDMDMDMFPRSRLGRMHDPFGGFNNSHFANFPQFNSLGRRRAADHMGRDDDFFNRLPSEFRQYIPDGFGHRRGTDSATLPRQHSGTQHTQQQVPVQGGAPAGYYQTYVPATAPTNGAPQTPSKKLCDAAIQTEDPIVRAGGDQVDSAAPQQHGDNLKQHGLRNTVDMGVKSPLESEHGTRAHSAPPQEQQQPINGKRQTPPPQAGQSQFGTQTSPHAQGGGANQPQFHKAYYPPQQQPHPQQRQQASPPPPQTPGGTYVRTIPIFVEGRSEPIINAHKEIPNQNSAPQATANATARAPQQKQQYQPQQQQQQQQRPTPINTQQQSQGAAPQSAAGIPPQTPHTLDSICKIQDIQRDVLDLMGHVEKFTGTRQDKEYAYLDEMLTRNLLKLDTIDTNGKDSIRLARREAIKCIQASINVLEAKANENTKAAQQAAEGGAKAPAQSITTEAPTQAEQTAARKSASKEKVEAAAKQDGAAEPQATKATESEAEAADVKETQAAIPLPPPEGMHVEDALAAAAASAAGSKQIAVQGEAATAPKEGATTKVSSKDAAESSK